A single region of the Austwickia chelonae genome encodes:
- a CDS encoding polysaccharide biosynthesis protein, which translates to MTSLSGATVAITGGTGSFGSTMARRLLEDDIAAVHIFSRDEAKQHEMRLRFSDSRLRFFLGDVRDAESVGKAFVGADYVFHAAALKQVPSCEFFPQQAVKTNVLGSHNVVEQAAASGVRSVVCLSTDKAVYPVNAMGMTKALMEKTAQAFARQQPDSPTTISVTRYGNVMYSRGSVIPLFVQQVMAGIPMTITEPSMTRFLMSLEESVDLVTYAFQHAEPGDLFVRKAPACTVEVLARAVADLLGKPGHPISVIGSRHGEKLHETLLSREEMVKAEDHGDYYRVPVDARSMQYEQYFEEGTQEITQIGDYTSENTDRLDLAGTKDLLMMLPEIQALVEGAR; encoded by the coding sequence ATGACCAGCTTGTCTGGCGCTACTGTCGCCATCACGGGTGGAACCGGTTCGTTCGGTTCCACGATGGCCCGTCGACTGCTCGAAGACGACATCGCTGCGGTGCACATCTTCAGCCGCGACGAGGCGAAACAGCACGAGATGCGGCTGCGCTTCAGTGATTCCCGTCTCCGCTTCTTCCTGGGCGACGTCCGGGACGCCGAGAGCGTGGGCAAAGCTTTTGTCGGCGCCGACTACGTCTTCCATGCCGCAGCGCTGAAACAGGTACCCAGCTGTGAATTCTTTCCTCAGCAGGCGGTGAAGACGAACGTTCTGGGCAGCCACAATGTCGTCGAGCAGGCCGCAGCTTCCGGGGTACGTTCCGTGGTCTGCCTGTCGACCGACAAAGCGGTCTACCCGGTCAATGCGATGGGCATGACCAAAGCCCTGATGGAGAAGACCGCTCAGGCCTTCGCCCGACAGCAGCCCGACAGCCCCACCACCATCTCGGTGACCCGCTACGGCAATGTCATGTACAGCCGAGGAAGCGTCATCCCGCTCTTCGTCCAGCAGGTCATGGCCGGCATCCCCATGACCATCACCGAACCCAGCATGACCCGTTTCCTCATGTCCTTGGAGGAATCGGTCGACCTGGTCACCTACGCCTTCCAGCACGCCGAACCGGGCGATCTCTTCGTCCGTAAAGCACCGGCCTGCACTGTCGAGGTCCTGGCCCGGGCGGTTGCCGACCTGTTGGGCAAGCCGGGGCATCCCATCTCGGTCATCGGATCGCGGCACGGGGAGAAGCTGCACGAGACCTTGCTCTCCCGTGAGGAGATGGTCAAGGCCGAGGACCACGGCGACTACTACCGCGTGCCGGTCGACGCCCGCTCCATGCAGTACGAACAGTACTTCGAGGAGGGCACCCAGGAGATCACCCAGATCGGGGACTACACCTCGGAGAACACCGATCGTCTCGACCTGGCCGGGACCAAGGACCTGTTGATGATGCTCCCGGAGATCCAGGCCCTGGTCGAGGGCGCCCGATGA
- a CDS encoding polysaccharide biosynthesis protein, with protein sequence MLTQSPTSRARLRRWFWAAMDMLMWVVAVFATAYLRYDVLNGQVAPASLFGITLTLALGCALCQLAVGTLLGPYRVSHTRGSYEETFDLMRSMFITIIIASFVVFFLWHPDYLPRATPAQGGGFAMLGGFGMRLFFRIFRTHELRERADAEERAIIYGAGDTGRRLVKSALREQEARILPVAMLDDTRERQRLRIEGVPVRGTKNDLVQVAESAKATMLIVAAPHATAADLRVLSEGANEAGLKVKILPSLSDVLDPSATAEGGVRDLRDLDLTDLLSRPPVQLDTTAIAAQIQGRRVLVTGAGGSIGSELCRQIAKFSPERLFLLDRDESGLQATQMSLTGQGLLDSDDLLLADIRDPEGLRLVFEQARPQVVFHAAALKHLPLLESFPLEAWKTNVRGTLNVLEAAAGVGVETFVNVSTDKAADPTSTLGYSKRCTERLTSHFARNRPGRFVSVRFGNVLGSRGSMLHAFTAQIKAGGPVTVTHPDVRRYFMLIPEACQLVLEAGTIGNDGEVMVLEMGEQVKIVEVARNLIRMSGKKDVEIVFTGLRPGEKLGEDLFSDEEGRRATAHPLVDAVDVPALDPMLVLGTALADPVSAYEWMRGAALGSDADHVIPATGCRPVSTSGTPLDGGQKAVDGPLPNVEATAP encoded by the coding sequence GTGCTGACGCAGTCGCCGACGAGCCGAGCGCGCCTGCGCCGTTGGTTCTGGGCCGCGATGGACATGTTGATGTGGGTCGTGGCCGTTTTCGCCACGGCCTATCTTCGCTATGACGTCCTCAATGGGCAGGTGGCTCCAGCGAGCCTGTTCGGCATCACCCTGACCTTGGCCCTGGGATGTGCCCTGTGCCAGCTCGCCGTAGGCACCCTGCTCGGCCCGTACCGGGTCAGCCACACCCGCGGCTCCTACGAGGAGACCTTCGACCTGATGCGGTCGATGTTCATCACGATCATCATCGCCAGTTTCGTCGTCTTCTTCCTGTGGCATCCGGACTATCTGCCCCGGGCCACCCCGGCCCAGGGCGGTGGCTTCGCCATGCTGGGCGGCTTCGGGATGCGACTGTTCTTCCGGATCTTCCGCACCCATGAATTGCGTGAACGCGCCGATGCCGAGGAACGAGCCATCATCTACGGCGCCGGGGACACCGGGCGCCGACTGGTGAAGAGTGCATTGCGGGAGCAGGAGGCCCGCATCCTGCCGGTGGCCATGCTCGACGACACCCGAGAGCGCCAGCGGCTGCGGATCGAAGGGGTCCCCGTCCGGGGGACGAAGAACGACCTCGTCCAGGTCGCCGAGTCCGCCAAGGCGACCATGCTGATCGTCGCAGCCCCTCATGCCACCGCTGCCGATCTCCGGGTCCTGTCCGAAGGTGCCAACGAGGCCGGGTTGAAGGTCAAGATCCTGCCCTCGCTCTCCGACGTCCTCGATCCGAGTGCCACCGCCGAGGGCGGGGTCCGGGATCTGCGGGACCTCGACCTGACCGACCTGCTCAGCCGTCCTCCGGTACAGCTGGACACCACCGCGATCGCTGCCCAGATCCAGGGTCGGCGGGTACTGGTCACCGGGGCAGGCGGGTCCATCGGCTCTGAACTGTGCCGACAGATCGCCAAGTTCTCACCTGAACGTCTTTTCCTCCTGGACCGTGACGAGTCGGGCCTTCAGGCCACTCAGATGAGTTTGACCGGCCAAGGACTGCTCGACAGCGACGATCTGCTCCTGGCCGACATCCGTGACCCCGAAGGGCTACGGCTGGTCTTCGAACAAGCACGACCCCAGGTGGTCTTCCACGCCGCTGCGCTGAAACATCTACCGCTGTTGGAGAGCTTTCCGCTGGAGGCCTGGAAGACGAATGTCCGTGGCACGCTGAATGTCCTGGAGGCCGCTGCCGGAGTCGGGGTGGAGACCTTCGTCAACGTGTCGACCGACAAGGCCGCGGACCCGACCTCCACCCTGGGCTACAGCAAGCGCTGTACCGAGCGGCTCACCTCCCACTTCGCCCGCAATCGTCCCGGACGTTTCGTCTCGGTCCGTTTCGGGAACGTCCTCGGCTCACGGGGATCGATGCTGCACGCCTTCACCGCTCAGATCAAAGCCGGCGGGCCGGTCACCGTGACGCACCCGGACGTGCGCCGCTATTTCATGCTGATCCCCGAGGCCTGTCAGCTCGTGCTGGAGGCCGGGACCATCGGCAATGACGGCGAGGTGATGGTTCTGGAGATGGGCGAGCAGGTCAAGATCGTCGAAGTGGCCCGCAACCTCATCCGGATGTCCGGCAAGAAGGACGTCGAGATCGTCTTCACCGGGCTCCGTCCCGGCGAGAAGCTCGGCGAGGATCTCTTCTCCGACGAAGAGGGACGTCGTGCGACCGCTCACCCGCTGGTGGATGCCGTCGACGTCCCTGCGTTGGACCCCATGCTCGTGTTGGGAACGGCTCTGGCCGACCCGGTCTCGGCCTACGAATGGATGCGTGGCGCCGCCCTCGGCTCAGATGCCGATCATGTGATTCCCGCGACAGGGTGCCGCCCGGTGTCCACCAGCGGTACCCCCCTGGACGGAGGGCAGAAGGCCGTTGACGGCCCATTGCCCAATGTCGAGGCCACCGCACCCTGA